Proteins encoded in a region of the Tautonia rosea genome:
- a CDS encoding fucose isomerase has protein sequence MSRKVAVFWPGDYRAKPNEWATPQFEEARNRLEAALRKLGREPYCVEGPITRPHEAIERLGPIDDPMIGLFVHWAYAPHTVDGVVGKGNPLLLASNFSGTWPGLVALLNTAASLESVGRHASRIWSDADDWTADSVFMDRLAQWCETGRIDHDTSEIHDQCSVSEQASSTSRTVLEQIRRRRILALMLGDTSMGMINGYFGPRVLAPLGFSEHKVDQAWLIDRVSLIDDHRVDDAFRFVRDRGVTFHWGEPDALDFTEDSTREQLRGYLAVLDLAAEFRADCIGWQYQLGLLNLLPPSDFAEGLLNSHARPEGNGHPLITATEADQGSLVPMELMKRLLEAKGLPGAVMFHDVRWGAKHEGRFLWVLLNSGSCSAFAFNHNVNSLAGVHSYRQPSGYFPVPGGTFAGVSQPGKITWSRAWLDRFGQPVLDVGRGESVTLPNDVRESWWQGTTRQWPFMAADLGCSMETIMAHYMSNHVAVAYGDIFGELIALGHALGFRVRVLSSGLPT, from the coding sequence ATGTCGCGCAAGGTCGCTGTGTTTTGGCCAGGGGATTATCGGGCCAAGCCGAACGAATGGGCAACACCGCAATTCGAGGAAGCCCGCAATCGGCTCGAAGCCGCCCTGCGCAAGCTCGGTCGCGAGCCTTATTGTGTTGAGGGACCGATCACACGCCCTCACGAGGCGATCGAACGGCTTGGGCCGATCGACGATCCGATGATCGGCCTGTTCGTTCACTGGGCCTATGCGCCTCATACGGTCGATGGGGTGGTGGGTAAAGGGAACCCGCTCCTGCTGGCCTCGAACTTCTCGGGCACCTGGCCGGGCCTGGTGGCGTTGCTCAACACGGCGGCCTCGCTGGAAAGTGTCGGCCGACATGCCTCACGGATCTGGTCCGACGCCGACGACTGGACCGCCGATTCTGTCTTTATGGATCGCCTGGCGCAGTGGTGCGAGACCGGCCGGATTGACCACGACACCTCTGAGATCCACGACCAATGCTCTGTCTCCGAGCAGGCAAGCTCGACCTCCCGGACCGTCCTTGAACAGATCCGACGCCGACGGATCCTCGCCCTCATGCTCGGCGACACATCGATGGGGATGATCAACGGCTATTTTGGTCCGCGTGTTCTCGCGCCGCTGGGGTTTAGCGAGCACAAGGTGGACCAGGCATGGCTCATCGACCGCGTGAGCCTGATTGATGACCACCGTGTGGACGACGCCTTCCGATTCGTCCGCGATCGCGGTGTCACGTTCCACTGGGGGGAACCCGACGCGCTCGACTTCACTGAGGACTCGACCCGCGAGCAGCTTCGCGGTTACCTCGCGGTGCTTGATCTCGCTGCCGAGTTCCGGGCCGACTGCATCGGCTGGCAGTATCAGCTTGGGCTCCTGAATCTGCTTCCTCCCAGCGACTTTGCCGAAGGATTGCTCAACTCTCACGCCCGTCCCGAGGGGAACGGTCATCCCTTGATCACGGCCACCGAGGCCGATCAAGGGAGCCTCGTCCCCATGGAGTTGATGAAGCGTCTGTTGGAAGCCAAGGGACTGCCCGGCGCGGTCATGTTCCACGACGTGCGATGGGGGGCCAAGCATGAGGGGCGGTTCCTCTGGGTCCTACTCAATTCCGGTAGTTGCTCGGCCTTTGCGTTCAATCACAACGTGAATTCCCTCGCCGGTGTGCATAGCTACCGCCAGCCGAGCGGTTATTTCCCGGTTCCCGGGGGGACGTTCGCAGGGGTGAGCCAGCCGGGGAAGATCACCTGGTCGCGGGCCTGGCTCGACCGCTTTGGCCAGCCGGTCCTCGACGTCGGTCGGGGAGAATCGGTGACCTTACCCAACGACGTCCGAGAGTCGTGGTGGCAGGGAACAACCCGTCAGTGGCCCTTCATGGCCGCCGACCTGGGGTGCTCGATGGAAACCATCATGGCGCACTACATGAGCAACCATGTCGCCGTCGCCTATGGCGACATTTTCGGTGAGCTGATTGCGCTGGGCCACGCGCTCGGTTTCCGGGTTCGCGTTCTGTCGAGCGGGTTGCCGACCTGA
- a CDS encoding DUF1570 domain-containing protein, with amino-acid sequence MRGLREAGLLLSLVAVMAVTAYYSWLGTVDTSRVVVAMMQESVPSSEERTRSQVGIAGTQARKPHLGLGRTPSIDPGVWSDAPETASVDESSVLPDEQVEASSTHKAPMRPPSVQAPDDGPRFPIRSPLPEAPLEPAQIEDLPILRLPSDLSGYSPALTSSPSTPAPLPRSPSPPAEPVRMLVGDASGRVLVSRLYARGPGGPVVQLPDGSLGWPEGEVLTDRPFQPWTARQVINAFRNDRNRHFRVIERSPFVVLTEGTQAFAEQAADLLQALYHDLSACFEDGGIPVTEPEFPLVAVIYKDEAAFRRYRPVDPDVRAYYEVASNRIILYESSAQDLRAPELAALSRPQTIAHEGIHQILQNIGVQPRLADWPSWFIEGLAEYYSPTALPDPSADSQAGWGAYGRGNFGRVNPLHMATLIDLQDPSTLLSHLRGPGPGKVSPAWTRLGPDEPWITHLMLREELSPTDYALAWGLTHYLARYHPDALRSYLLTLGQRLPLQPHSPEQEFKEFMTAFGVPPSTLARRIDRHLASLRYDRVPYYAVRFEQMMPSGLTRRGTLVSPSPTIITQWLQAQTLPDGAPLLWWAAPFASRNLARLSCESWLLHAFP; translated from the coding sequence TTGCGAGGTCTTCGAGAAGCGGGCCTGCTTCTCTCGCTGGTCGCGGTCATGGCCGTGACGGCGTATTACAGCTGGCTTGGGACGGTTGATACCAGCCGCGTTGTTGTGGCAATGATGCAGGAGAGTGTCCCGTCCTCAGAGGAGCGTACGAGATCGCAGGTCGGAATCGCGGGAACGCAGGCTCGCAAACCTCATCTGGGTTTAGGGCGAACACCATCGATCGATCCTGGGGTCTGGTCTGACGCTCCTGAAACCGCTTCAGTCGACGAGTCTTCGGTGTTGCCAGATGAGCAGGTCGAGGCATCCTCGACCCACAAGGCACCGATGCGTCCGCCCTCGGTTCAGGCGCCAGACGATGGGCCGCGGTTTCCGATCCGATCGCCTCTGCCCGAGGCCCCTCTGGAACCGGCACAGATCGAGGACTTGCCGATTCTGAGGCTGCCGAGCGATCTTTCTGGCTATTCCCCGGCCTTGACTTCGTCCCCTTCCACCCCGGCACCCTTACCCAGGAGCCCTTCTCCTCCGGCCGAGCCTGTCCGGATGCTGGTCGGCGATGCATCCGGGAGAGTCCTGGTCAGTCGCCTTTATGCCCGAGGTCCCGGTGGCCCCGTCGTGCAACTTCCTGACGGCTCGCTTGGCTGGCCCGAAGGCGAAGTGCTTACCGATCGCCCCTTTCAGCCCTGGACCGCGCGACAGGTCATCAATGCCTTTCGCAATGACCGCAATCGGCATTTCCGGGTCATCGAACGCTCGCCGTTTGTCGTCCTGACCGAAGGAACTCAGGCGTTTGCCGAGCAGGCCGCCGACCTCCTGCAGGCGCTCTACCACGACCTCTCGGCCTGTTTCGAAGACGGTGGGATTCCCGTCACCGAGCCCGAGTTTCCGCTCGTGGCCGTCATCTACAAAGACGAGGCCGCCTTCCGCCGCTACCGCCCCGTCGATCCCGATGTGCGAGCGTATTATGAGGTGGCCTCGAACCGGATTATCCTCTACGAATCGTCCGCGCAAGACCTTCGCGCTCCGGAGCTGGCTGCCCTGAGCCGCCCCCAGACGATTGCTCACGAAGGGATTCACCAGATCCTGCAGAACATCGGCGTTCAGCCGCGCCTGGCGGATTGGCCATCATGGTTCATCGAGGGCCTGGCCGAGTATTACTCGCCGACAGCCCTTCCTGATCCCTCCGCGGATTCCCAAGCTGGCTGGGGAGCGTATGGTCGGGGCAACTTCGGTAGGGTCAACCCGTTGCACATGGCAACCCTCATCGACCTGCAGGATCCCTCCACCCTGCTTTCCCACCTTCGAGGTCCCGGACCCGGCAAGGTTTCCCCCGCCTGGACTCGTCTCGGCCCTGACGAGCCCTGGATCACGCACCTGATGCTTCGCGAGGAGCTCTCACCGACCGACTATGCGCTGGCCTGGGGCCTGACCCACTACCTCGCCCGCTACCACCCCGACGCCCTCCGATCGTACCTGCTTACCCTCGGACAGCGCTTGCCTCTACAACCCCATAGCCCCGAACAAGAGTTCAAGGAGTTCATGACCGCCTTCGGCGTGCCTCCCTCGACCCTCGCTCGCCGTATTGATCGCCACCTTGCGTCGCTTCGGTACGATCGCGTTCCCTATTACGCGGTCCGATTCGAACAGATGATGCCTTCTGGCCTCACTCGTCGCGGGACCCTTGTCAGTCCCTCCCCGACCATCATCACTCAATGGCTTCAGGCCCAGACACTTCCCGACGGCGCCCCTCTGCTCTGGTGGGCCGCCCCCTTCGCCTCACGCAACCTCGCTCGCCTCTCCTGCGAGTCCTGGCTCCTGCATGCCTTCCCTTGA
- a CDS encoding sulfite exporter TauE/SafE family protein, whose product MPDVSPVVTVLFPCSQGDRPVIVVRSIVAAAALASVAPGLVPDVSDPSQVVLSLIFGAIVGFSLGLTGGGGSIFAVPLLVYGLGIRPNEAVGISLAAVGATALFGFVQRLRSGEVEVHTGLIFAVAGMAGAPIGSWINGQLPGPLLLLLFSGLMILVATRMWYKASSKPADSLAVRAPIEPIPTDEPGPTCRRDPSGRLTMSTQCALLLAAVGLMTGVLSGLFGVGGGFVIVPALVLFSGMGVHRAVATSLLVIALIGASGVFSLLMAGRPLPLGITAQFIVGGLIGMVLGTRLGRHLSGPLLQKVFAGAILAVAAYIVLQSLI is encoded by the coding sequence ATGCCCGATGTCTCACCGGTCGTGACGGTCTTGTTCCCGTGTTCGCAAGGAGATCGTCCTGTGATCGTCGTGCGTTCGATCGTCGCGGCTGCGGCGTTGGCATCCGTTGCACCGGGATTGGTCCCTGATGTGAGCGACCCGAGCCAGGTTGTGCTGAGCCTCATCTTCGGTGCGATTGTCGGCTTCTCTCTGGGGCTGACAGGTGGCGGAGGTTCGATCTTCGCCGTGCCGCTCCTGGTCTACGGCCTGGGAATTCGCCCGAATGAGGCGGTCGGCATTTCGCTCGCGGCAGTAGGAGCCACCGCCCTGTTCGGCTTCGTGCAACGACTTCGCTCGGGTGAGGTCGAGGTCCACACCGGCTTGATCTTCGCGGTGGCAGGGATGGCGGGCGCGCCAATCGGTTCCTGGATCAATGGGCAATTGCCGGGTCCGCTCTTACTGCTCTTGTTTTCTGGGTTGATGATTCTGGTCGCGACCCGCATGTGGTACAAGGCAAGTTCCAAACCAGCCGATTCGCTCGCGGTCCGGGCCCCCATCGAACCGATCCCGACTGACGAACCCGGTCCCACTTGTCGCCGCGATCCTTCGGGTCGTCTCACGATGAGCACCCAATGTGCCTTGCTCCTTGCCGCGGTCGGCCTGATGACGGGGGTCCTGTCCGGCCTGTTTGGGGTTGGCGGCGGGTTCGTTATCGTCCCGGCACTGGTTCTGTTTAGCGGCATGGGGGTGCACCGTGCCGTAGCCACCTCGCTTCTGGTCATTGCCCTGATCGGGGCATCAGGAGTTTTCTCCCTGCTAATGGCCGGTCGGCCGTTACCCCTTGGCATCACCGCTCAATTTATCGTGGGAGGATTGATCGGCATGGTGCTCGGCACCCGACTTGGCCGTCACCTTTCCGGCCCTCTGCTTCAGAAAGTGTTTGCTGGGGCAATCCTTGCCGTCGCAGCTTACATCGTCCTGCAAAGCCTGATCTGA
- a CDS encoding NAD(P)/FAD-dependent oxidoreductase has product MGDRIVERHHQILIVGGGTAGITVAARLRQQVPSLDVAIVEPSTKHYYQPLWTLVGGGIYKPEDSEREEADLIPPGTTWIKDAVSTFDPDTSQVTTKNGDVITYDWLIVAAGIQINWDKVKGLRDAVGHDAVCSNYDIKTVPSTWRSIQEFRGGTAIFTQPTGPVKCGGGPQKIMYLAEEAFERSGVRKQSRLIFATGTPRIFAVEPYASSLEKVVARKGIETLFKHNLIEIRADRKEAVFRKVDSEDEVVLHYDMIHVTPPMGPPDFIAQSPLADAEGWVNVDKFSLRHLRYSNVFGIGDASSLPTSKTGAAIRKQAPVLVENLFRCMNDQVPSASYDGYTSCPVVTGYNSLIMAEFDYDKNPAETFPFDQSQERFSMFFLKKAGLPSLYWHGMLKGRV; this is encoded by the coding sequence ATGGGAGATCGGATCGTGGAACGACATCATCAGATTCTCATCGTCGGTGGTGGGACAGCTGGCATCACCGTCGCCGCCCGGTTGCGTCAGCAAGTTCCGTCGCTGGATGTGGCGATCGTCGAGCCTTCGACGAAACACTACTATCAGCCCCTCTGGACCCTGGTCGGCGGCGGAATCTACAAACCCGAAGACTCGGAACGTGAGGAAGCCGACCTGATTCCACCAGGAACAACCTGGATCAAGGACGCCGTCTCCACGTTTGACCCTGACACCAGCCAGGTCACCACCAAGAATGGAGACGTCATCACGTACGACTGGCTGATCGTCGCCGCGGGAATCCAGATCAACTGGGACAAGGTGAAAGGACTTCGTGACGCTGTTGGACATGATGCCGTTTGCAGTAATTACGACATCAAGACCGTACCAAGCACCTGGCGAAGCATCCAGGAATTCCGGGGCGGCACCGCCATCTTCACACAGCCCACCGGGCCAGTGAAGTGTGGAGGAGGTCCGCAGAAAATTATGTATCTGGCAGAGGAAGCCTTCGAACGCTCAGGGGTTCGCAAGCAGTCTCGGCTGATCTTTGCGACCGGGACTCCGCGGATATTCGCCGTCGAACCGTACGCCTCGTCACTGGAAAAAGTCGTCGCCCGCAAGGGCATCGAGACACTGTTCAAGCACAACCTGATCGAGATCCGAGCCGATCGCAAAGAAGCCGTTTTCCGAAAGGTCGATTCGGAAGACGAGGTCGTCTTGCACTACGACATGATCCACGTCACCCCACCGATGGGTCCCCCCGACTTCATCGCCCAGAGCCCCCTGGCCGATGCCGAAGGTTGGGTGAATGTTGACAAGTTTTCACTTCGCCATCTTCGCTATTCCAACGTTTTTGGCATTGGTGATGCGTCGAGCTTACCGACCTCCAAGACAGGAGCTGCCATTCGCAAGCAGGCCCCTGTGCTTGTCGAAAACCTGTTCCGCTGCATGAACGACCAGGTTCCAAGCGCCTCCTACGACGGCTATACCTCCTGCCCGGTCGTAACAGGATACAACAGTTTGATCATGGCCGAGTTCGATTACGACAAGAATCCTGCCGAGACATTTCCGTTTGACCAGTCGCAAGAACGATTCAGCATGTTCTTCCTCAAGAAGGCAGGTCTACCCTCGCTTTACTGGCACGGGATGCTCAAGGGGAGGGTCTGA
- a CDS encoding DUF1641 domain-containing protein, producing MNPHELSGGRGLHEANSEAVVDVMTRLLERVEHIDRVVSRLERLADEAPPLVATAVDAFDESCRTLIATGAGPDERLARLLQMAKRLTDDDTSQALDRLLDRASQLEGAMAALDKLPGLLAVVVDTFDEYAAMLAAQGIDVEKSVRQGIHALLWLGQRVSEAELERLGILLRSDVLEPHALAVVGKTGRALATCHEYTCSTETPDQIGPIGLLRTLSDPDVRRSMGFLVKVARCFGQNVATPSNH from the coding sequence ATGAACCCACATGAACTATCTGGGGGACGAGGGCTGCATGAAGCCAACAGCGAGGCGGTGGTCGATGTGATGACCCGCCTACTGGAGCGGGTTGAGCATATCGACCGGGTCGTCTCCCGCCTGGAGCGGCTCGCCGATGAGGCTCCCCCGCTCGTGGCCACGGCGGTCGATGCCTTCGACGAATCGTGCCGAACGCTGATTGCAACTGGTGCTGGGCCGGATGAACGACTCGCTCGCCTGCTGCAAATGGCCAAGCGGCTGACCGATGACGACACCTCGCAGGCCCTTGACCGACTCCTTGACCGAGCCAGTCAGCTCGAAGGAGCAATGGCGGCACTCGACAAGCTTCCTGGGCTGCTCGCGGTGGTCGTTGATACGTTCGACGAGTACGCCGCGATGCTTGCCGCTCAGGGAATCGATGTTGAGAAAAGCGTGCGGCAGGGGATACATGCCCTGCTCTGGCTTGGTCAACGTGTGAGTGAAGCCGAGCTGGAACGATTGGGGATCTTGCTCCGGTCTGATGTACTCGAACCGCACGCCCTGGCGGTCGTTGGGAAGACAGGGCGTGCGCTCGCAACCTGCCATGAGTACACATGCTCGACCGAGACTCCTGATCAGATCGGTCCGATCGGTCTGCTTCGAACACTCAGTGATCCCGACGTACGGCGGTCGATGGGCTTCTTGGTGAAGGTTGCTCGCTGCTTCGGCCAGAACGTCGCCACCCCGTCCAACCACTAA